In Deltaproteobacteria bacterium, a single genomic region encodes these proteins:
- a CDS encoding AbrB/MazE/SpoVT family DNA-binding domain-containing protein, whose translation MPVAKISSKGQVTLPIRLRKKLGIKPQDAVVIEGTEDAILIRRPRDFFELKGFLGKALSEAEEREGMLRAVATRSRGKSR comes from the coding sequence ATGCCGGTCGCCAAAATATCGTCCAAGGGGCAGGTTACGCTTCCCATCCGGCTACGGAAAAAGTTGGGGATAAAACCGCAAGACGCCGTGGTCATCGAGGGGACCGAGGACGCCATCCTGATCCGGCGGCCCCGGGACTTCTTCGAGCTGAAGGGATTCCTGGGGAAGGCTCTGTCCGAGGCCGAAGAGCGGGAAGGAATGTTGAGGGCTGTCGCGACCCGATCGCGGGGGAAATCGCGTTGA
- a CDS encoding type II toxin-antitoxin system VapC family toxin encodes MKAVFVDANVFLRFFTTDDKGQHEKAAVLLRRASAGKVALVTGPPVLFEIVWTLRSSYGVTREEVLDVLSRMCGMKGLRMTDADLVEEAVSICRNSGQEFADAYIVVSAGRAGAQGIATFNRKHFEKMDAPLYPL; translated from the coding sequence TTGAAGGCGGTCTTCGTCGACGCGAACGTCTTCCTGCGGTTCTTCACGACGGACGACAAGGGCCAGCATGAGAAAGCAGCCGTACTCCTCCGCCGGGCATCGGCCGGGAAGGTTGCGCTCGTGACCGGTCCTCCCGTCCTGTTCGAGATCGTCTGGACCCTGCGGTCGTCGTACGGTGTTACTCGGGAAGAGGTGCTGGACGTGCTTTCACGGATGTGCGGGATGAAGGGACTTCGGATGACCGATGCCGACCTTGTCGAGGAGGCGGTCTCGATCTGCAGGAACAGCGGACAGGAGTTCGCCGACGCCTACATCGTGGTGAGCGCAGGGAGGGCAGGTGCCCAAGGCATAGCCACATTCAACCGGAAGCACTTCGAGAAGATGGATGCGCCGCTCTATCCCCTCTGA
- a CDS encoding RNA polymerase sigma factor: MPTGEKELLQKSARGDAAAFGEIVRRYQYPVYVTALQIVKDPAAAQDAAQETFISAFASLKDLRSIDTFPSWLRKIARNKALALRKAQVRLAPLEDAGVLQSPAETSETEKKEERIEADAFEGEVRRVVASLSESLRFPLLLCYLDGVPTAEAARFLGISDGAVRKRLHDGKKKLQERVVRMAEKSFQEYRLPRDFASRCICGCRRARQAKGK; encoded by the coding sequence ATGCCGACAGGGGAAAAAGAACTTCTTCAAAAATCCGCCAGGGGCGATGCCGCCGCCTTCGGGGAGATCGTCCGCAGGTATCAATACCCCGTCTACGTAACGGCCCTGCAGATCGTTAAGGACCCGGCGGCCGCGCAGGACGCCGCCCAGGAAACTTTCATCTCCGCGTTCGCGTCGTTGAAAGACCTCCGGTCGATCGACACGTTCCCGTCGTGGCTGCGGAAGATCGCGCGCAACAAGGCCCTCGCCTTGAGGAAGGCGCAGGTCCGGCTTGCGCCGCTGGAAGATGCGGGCGTCCTGCAATCTCCCGCCGAGACGTCGGAAACGGAAAAGAAAGAGGAGCGCATCGAGGCCGACGCTTTCGAGGGTGAAGTCCGCAGGGTCGTCGCGTCGCTGTCCGAATCGTTGCGTTTCCCTCTGCTGCTCTGCTATCTCGACGGCGTTCCCACGGCGGAAGCGGCGCGGTTCCTCGGCATCTCGGATGGGGCAGTCAGGAAGCGGCTCCACGACGGAAAGAAGAAGCTCCAGGAACGGGTCGTAAGGATGGCGGAAAAGTCATTCCAGGAGTACCGCCTGCCTCGGGATTTCGCATCACGCTGCATATGCGGATGCAGGCGCGCGCGGCAGGCGAAAGGAAAATAA